CGGGAATCGAGTACGTCTCGTCGTGGCCGACCGCCGAGACGCGCTGGATCGGCCAGCCGCCGGTGTCGGTCAGGCGGTCGACCATCCCGTCGGCCGTGACCAGGACCGTGTCCGCCCGGCGGACCCCCGGCAGCGAGGGCGTCCAGGCGTAGGCCATCGGCCCCTGCAGGAGCGTCTCCGAGCCGGGCGTCGCCAGCCACTCACGCCGGGCGTATCCCGTCGCCCCACCCTGCGGGTCGGCCTGCCACCGGTCGGGCGACCCGACCGCGTCGTAGGCCGACTGGATGGCGTCGAAGACCTCGCCCGCCGTCGCGGCCCCCGCCCCCGAGACCCCCGTCGCGGTCACCGCGTGCGCCGTCGCCTCGACCCGCGCCGCGGCCTCGTGGCGTGCCTCGAGCCAGTCCGGGGCGTCGAACGCGACCGTCCGGGTACAGCCCGCGTGCAGGCCGTCGCGCCGCCCCGTGACGGAGACGACGACGTAGTCGCCCAGCGCGAGCGCGGTCGGCGTCGGCCGGACGAACCGCTGGGCGCGCTCGGCCCCGCCGACGAAGATGCTCACCGGTTCGATGTCGCGGGCCGCCAGCGCGATGCGGACCGCCGAGCCGACCTCGTGCTCGGAGTCGCCGGACTGGAGTTCGCGACAGACCGCCTCGACCGCGCTCGCCACGTCCTGCCCGAGCTGGTCGTAGGTCTCCACGTCGCGGTCGACCAGTGGCTGGCGGACCGCGGCCGCGTCGATTCGCGCCAGCCCGTCGATGGCCACGTCCGCGGCTGCGTGCTCGCTGGCGCGGGCCGCGACCGCCTCTTCGAGGGACGACTCGTACCACGCGAACGTCTCGACCGACGCGTCGTCGGCGAGTTCCTCGGTCCGGAGCCGGTCGGCGTCCGGGCCGGCGAGGACGGTGACGCCCTCACCGTCGTACTTCGCGGCCGCGATGCCCAGGGTCGCGCTGGCGTCGATGCGGGTCTCGGCGCCCGTGAGCCACGCGACGTTCGCGGGGGTGCAGAACCACAGTTCGTCGTGTCCCTCCCGGTCGAGGAGGCCGTCGAGGCGGGTCGTAATCATGGCTTGAGGGCTCTCCCGTCGGGGCTTGAAACCTGCGGAGCGTGGTCGGGCGCCTGCGGAAACGGCGGCCAGTTCCCACGTGCCGGGCGCTTCCGCACACTTCATATGCGACGATTCCTGAGACACAAACCATGCAAGCGCTCAGCAGGCGCGGCGTCCGCATCCTCGCCGTCGTCACGACCGTCATGACGGGACTGCTCATCCTGCTCGGGGTCTACACCGCAGCCACAGGCACTGGTCTGACGTGCCAGGGTCGCTGGCCGCTGTGTGGCGGGCCCCTGTTCGGCCTGCTCCCACCGAACTACGCCTCCATCCCCGAGTGGGCCCACCGCTTCGTCGCCTCCATCACCGGCTTCTTCATCCTCGGGACGGCCTACGGCGCGTGGAAGGTCTTCGACCAGCGCCGCATCCACCTCGCGCTCGCGGTCGCCATCCTCGTCCTGCCCGTGCAGATCCTGCTCGGCCGCGAGACGGTCGTCACCTACACCGCACTCGTCCAGACGCTCCACCACGGCGCCGCCCTCGTCATCTTCGGTGGCTTCGTCAGCGCGACCGCGTGGATGTTCGACGGCTCGGAGACGCGCCACGGGTCCGCCAGCACGACCGGCCACGGCGTCAACGCCGACGACTGAGTGCGGGTCGGCGATCGCCAGCGGCTCTGAACTGTTAGAAACCAGTCATAAGTTTCTTCCGATAGTAGCGTGCCACTCGGGGACATGGCACTCGAGCAGATAGACGCAGGTGCGTGGTCGGTCGTCCCGGCGCTCGTCGCCATCTCGGCGGCGTGGTACAGCCGTGAGGCACTCATCGGGCTGTTCCTCGGCGTGCTCACGACAGGGCTCATCTACGGAGCCATGAAGCCGGCGGCCGTGGGCGTCCCCGCGGACATCGCGAGTGGCTCGCCGGCCCTCGGGTCGCTGCTCGGGACGTTCTTCGGACTGAAGACCATCCCGACGCTGGTGGCGACCGCCCCGCTGTTCGGCAGCGAGTGGTACATCAAGAACGTCCTCCTCGCGTTGTTCGCCATCGGTGGGACCATCGGGTTGATGATACGCGCCGGGGCGTTGCAGGGTGTCCTGCAGGCCCTCGCGTCGCGGGCGGAGGACGCGGGCGACGCCGAGAAGGCGGCGTTCCTGGCGGGCATCGCCATCCACATCGACGACTACTTCAACTGCCTCGTGGTCGGCTCGATGATGCGCCCGCTGACGGACCGGTACAACGTCTCGCGGGCGAAACTGGCGTACTACGTCGACAGCGCCGGCTCCCCGGCGGCTCGGCTCGCCTTCTACTCCACGTGGGGGGTCGCCCTCATCGGGTTCATCGGCGCGGGCCTCACCGCGGCGAAGACCCAGGGGACGCTCCCGCCGGGCATGAGCGAGATGGTCACCGGCTCCGGCGAGAACGCGAGTGCCGTCACCAGCGAGGTGTGGCCGCTCTTCCTGAACACCATCTTCACGGGCTTCTACTCGTGGGTCGCCCTCGTCATCGCGGCGCTGGTCGCGTGGCAGGTCGTCCCGAACTTCGGGCCCATGGCCCGCGAGGAGAAGCGTGCCCGCGAGGAGGGCAAGGTCGTCGGCGAGGACCACGACCCCATGCTCTCCCGGGAGATGGACGAGTACGAGATGGCCGAGGCGGCCGACCCGAACTGGGTCAACTTCGCCATCCCCATCGGCGCGATGATCCTCGTCGCCCTCGGCTCGATGTTCTGGACCGCCTCGCCGTTCGTCACCGCCGACCAGTACGACACGGTGTTCAGCGTCTTCGGCTACAGCCTGCTCCTGCCCGCCGGCGGGGAGTGGGGCTTCGCGCCCGGGTCGTTCGAACTCGGGCTCGCGGCGACGACCGCGCTCGTGCTCGCGTTCGTCCTGTACCGGCTCACCGGTGACATCCCCTCGAACGACGACGCGGCGAACGCCATGGTCCGCGGGTTCAAGGGCATCTTCCTCGCCGCGGCCATCCTCATGATGGCCTCCAGCATCCAGAACGCCGTGACGACCCTCGGCATCGCCGCGTTCGTCACGCAGTGGTTCCAGGGCGTCCCGGCGTACATCGTCCCCCTCATCGTGTTCCTCGTGACCGCGTTCGTGAGCTTCTCGGACGGCTCCTCGTGGTCGACCTACGGCATCATGTTCCCCATCGCCATCCCGGTCGCGCTGACCACCGGCGCGAACCTGCCCATCGTCATCGGCGCAGTGTTCTCCGGCGGTATCTTCGGCGACCACACCTCGCCCATCTCGGACACGACCGTGCTGGCCTCCTCGACCAGCGGCTCCGACCACATGGTCCACGTCCGGACCCAGATACCCTACGCGCTGCTGACCGCGGGCATCACGGCCCTCCTGCTCGTCATCGCCGGTCTGACCGTCCCGGAGGGGTTCCAGGTCATCCCGTACTGACCGGAACCCGCAAATTTCGCCGCGCGGCGGGACTAAACCGGGGGCCCTCATCGAACCGTTTAATAGCGACGGGACGAACCCGCATGGCATGGATAGACGTAGTTACCTCAAGGGTAGCGGTGCAGCAATCGTGGGCATGACCCTCTCGGGTTGTCTCGACTCGCTCTCGGGTGGGGGCGGTGGCGACGGCGACGACAAGACCATCGTCGCCGGGACGGCGTCCGGCTTCCCGCCGTTCGAGCTGAAGAAGGACGGCGAACTGCAGGGCTTCGACATCGACCTGCTCGAGGCCGTCGTCGAGGAGACCGACTACACGCTGGAGCAGTGGGACGACCTCGACTCGTTCGACTCGCTCATCCCGTCGCTCACCTCGAACAAGATCGACGTCATCGCCGCCGCGATGACCATCACCGAGGACCGCGACCAGACCATCGACTTCTCGGACCCGTACTACAGCGCGAACCAGTCCGTGCTCGTCAAGGCCGGCAGCGACTTCCAGCCCGGCTCGCTCGAGGACCTCCCCGGCAACAAGGTCGGCTCCCAGAAGGGGACCACCGGTGAAGGCATCATCACCGGCATGATCGAGGACGGCGACTTCAAGGAGTCCAACTACAAGGGCTACGACACCTACGTCCTCGCCGTCACCGACCTGGAGAACGACAACATCGACGCGGTCATCCTCGACGAACCCGTCGCCGCCTCCTTCGCCTCCGAGCGCGACGTCGAGGTCGCGTTCACCCACGAGACCGGCGAGCAGTACGGCTTCGGCGTCCGCACCGACGACGACGACCTCCAGGAGGCCCTGAACGAGGGGCTGCAGGCGGTCCGCGACAACGGGACCTACGAGCAGATAACCAAGGACTGGTTCCAGTAATCGAGACCCATGGTCTTCGACATCGTACAGCCGGACGTCGTCCTGCAGAGCTCCGACTGGGCCTACGTCCTCGAGAACCTCGACGTGCTCGTCTTCGAGGGAGCACGACTGACGGTGGTCCTCACCGTCTTCTCCATCCTCCTCGGGTTCGCGGTCGGCCTGCCTGCGGGCATCGTCGAGGTGTACGGCAGCCCGTGGCTCCGGCGGCCCGTCGAGGCCGTCGGCGTGGTGCTCCGGGCCGTGCCCCTGCTCGTCATCCTCATCTTCATGTACTACGTGTTCTCGGTGTCGAGCGACCCGGTGCTGGCGGGCATCATCGCCCTCGGGCTCCGCAGTGGAGCGTACCAGGCACAGATCTTCCGCGGGACGCTCCAGAGCGTCAGCGAGGGCCAGATGGAGGCCGCCCGGTCGGTCGGGATGTCGAAGCTCCAGGCCATCCGGCACGTCGTCGTGCCCCAGGCGCTCCGGCGCTCGATTCCGGGCTTCCAGAACGAGTTCACCATCGTCCTGAAGGACACGAGTATCATCATCATCCTCGGCGTCACCGAGTTGCTCGGCGTCACCGAGGACCTGTTCCTGCAGGAGAACCGGACGGGCGCGGCACTGGAGCTCATCCTCGCGGCGAGTGCCATCTACTTCGTGCTGACGTTCGTGACGAACCGCGGCCTCGACTACGCCGGCGAGTACTTCGGCGTCCCCTCGGGTGAGAACGCATGAGTGACCCACTACTGCGCGTCGAAGACGTGCACAAGAGCTACGGTGACGAAGAGGTTCTGAACGGCATCAGTTTCGAGCTGGACCGCGGCGACGTGGAGGTGCTGGCCGGGCCGAGCGGCTCGGGCAAGTCCACGCTCCTGCGCTGTGTGAACCGGCTCACGGAGATCGACTCGGGGGAGATCTACCTCGACGGTGAACTGGTCTCCGGCCCGGACACCGACGTGAACGAACTGCGCAAGCAGGTCGGCATGGTGTTCCAGGACTTCAACCTGTTCTTGCACCTGACGGCGCTGGAGAACATCACGCTCGGGCTGCGCCGGGTCAAGGGCGTCCCGAAGGCGGAGGCCCGCGACCGGGCGATGGACCACCTGAAGGAGGTCGGCCTCGCGGACCAGGCCGACTCCTACCCGGCGGAGCTCTCCGGCGGCCAGAAACAGCGCGTCGGTATCGCCCGGGCGCTCGCGATGGACCCGAAGCTCATGCTGTTCGACGAGCCGACCAGCGCGCTCGACCCCGAACTCGTCGGCGAGGTCACCTCGGTCATGCGCGACCTCGCGGACGAGGGCATGACGATGCTCGTCGTCACCCACGAGATGGGCTTCGCCCGCGAGGCCGCCTCGCGGATGATGTTCCTCGCGGACGGGAAACTGGTCGAGCGCGGGCCGCCGAGGCAGCTGTTCGAGTCGCCGGAGCAGCCCCGGACCCGGCAGTTCCTCGAACGCCTCACGACCATGCACGGTGGTGGCACGCCGTGAGCACCGCGGACTGGACCCGGCGCCAGGTCGGCGACGTGTCCCTCGGCGGCGGCACCCTGCTCGTCGCCGGCGTGCTGTTCTGGGGCTACCTCGTCACCCGGTGGCTCATCGAGTGGAACTGGGTCCCGTTCGGGACGCCCGGCGAGCCGCTGGTCGACCCGGCCGCGCTCGGCCTCGGACCGGGCTGGACGGTCGCCATCGGCTCCCTGCCGAGCCTCGCGGAGGGCGCGTACATCACGGTCGTCATCACGGTCGTCGCCATCGCGGCTGGACTGGTCATCGCGGTCCCGCTCGCGGTGTTCCGCGTCTACGGGAACCTCGGCAAGTACGTCTCGCTCGGGTTCACCGAACTCGTCCGCGGGACGCCCCTCATCGCCCAGCTCTACGTGCTGTACTACGGGCTGAACCTCTCGCAGTACTTCCGTGGACTGGCGACCATCGGCCCCATCGAACTCGACCCGGCGCTGTGGGTCGCCCTCGTCGGCTTCACCATCAGCAGCGCGGCCTACCAGGCCGAGTACATCCGGGCCGCCATCGAGAGCGTCGACCCGCAACAGCTCACCGCGGCCCGCGCGGTCGGGCTCACCCAGCGCGAGGGTATCCGCCACGTCGTCCTGCCACAGACGCTGCGCTACGGGATTCCGGGCTGGACGAACGAGCTCGTCTACCTCATCAAGTACTCGTCGCTGGCGACGTTCATCACGGTCTCCGAGCTGTTCCGCGAGGCCGACGCCATCGCCTCGGACACGTTCCGGTACACCGCGATGTTCACCGTCGTCGCGCTGATGTACATCGGCATCGTGCTGACCGCGACGAAGCTCATGAGCCACGTCGAGACGCGGGTCGCGATTCCGGGACTCGGCCAGTCCGAGGGACGCTGACGGCCCGCACCTCACCTTCTCACACGTCTCGTACGACCGGCGAGCCGTCGGCTCACCGGGCATCGAAGACGGGAGAACGGCCGGATGCGAACCTGGCGACGAGAACCGTCGGGGTGGTGCTGGTCGTCAGTCCGTGACGGCGGCCTCGACGTCGACGAAGCCGGAACCGTGGTACGGCTTGTCGCCGACGTCACGGGCGGTGCGCCGGAGGACGTTGCGGACCTTGTTGGCGCTGGTCTTCTCCTGCTGGCTGGCGACGAGCGCGGCGGCGCCGGCGACGTTCGGGGCGGCCATCGAGGTGCCGGCGACCCAGCTGTAACTGTAGTCGGCACCCAGATAGTTCCCGTCGTCGTCGAACGACGGGATAGCGACCGTGTTGAGCACCAGGTCGTAGTACCAGCCGGGGACGTCGTTCGCCGCGGCTTCGGGGTCGTAGTTGCCGCCGGGGGCGCTCACGTCGATGGCGTTGGTCCCGTAGTTCGTGTAGTTGGCGGGCGTGGTCGGCGGCTCCTCGAGACCGTCGTCGCCCCAGCCGAAGCCGATGGGGCCAGTCGCGGAGATGCTCATCACGTTCGCGGCCTCGTTCGGGAGGCTGATGGCCGGGAAGCAGTCGGTCGTTCCGTCGTCGTTCTCGACGCAGACGCGCCCGTCGTGCTGGAGGTCGGCGGCGTCGTTGCCCGCCGAGACGACGTACAGGGTGCCCTGGCGGCGCCCGTACGCCATCGTCGCGTTGAGCACCTTCCCGTAGAACGAGCCGATACCCTTCCGGGAGACGGGGTAGGCGCCGATGCTCATGTTGGCCACGTCACAGCCGATCTCGGCGGCGTACACCGCGGCGGCCACGATGTCGGCGAAGCTCGCCAGCGCGCTCGGCGAGAAGACCCGGCAGTCGACGATCTCGGTCGCCGGGGCGGTGCCCGCGACGCCGGCCTCGTTCTTGTCGTTCGCGGCGACGATGCCGGCGACGTGGGTGCCGTGGTAGCCGCCGTAAGGGCCGGCGGCGCCGTAGCCGTCGCCGGTGAAGTCCTGCGAGAGGTCCTCGTTCACGGCGTGTTCGAGGTCCGGGTGGCCGGCGGCGACCCCGGTGTCGACGATGGCGACGCGGGTGCCCTCGCCGCGGGTGACCTCGTGTGCTTCGGGGACGTTCTGGGCCTCCTTGCCCCACTGGAGGGGGTAGAGCGGCTCGTCCTCGAGTTCGGCGCCGACGTCCTGTTTCATCTCGGGTCTGTCGAGTTCGATCTCGACGTCGGGCGCGTAGTCGACGCCCGCGGCGTCGAGCGCCGATTCGGGGCCCTCGACGACCGTGAAGTCGACGGGGTCCATCGCGTGGACGACCGAGAGGTCGCCGCCGAGTTCGTCGGCGTCCGCCTTGACGATGAACCGGTCCGTGGACTCGGCCGCTGTCACGGTCGAGCCGACCGCGATACCGCCGAGTACTCCCCCACTGAGCTTGAGAACGTCACGTCTGGTGTGCTTCACCATGTCACTTATCGACGAGCACCGAGACTTAATATTTTCTACTTCGGTTGCTGAATTACCGTTGGGCATCGAAATAATAGCAGATATGACTGTACCTACGAAATCGATGTGGGTCGTCTATCATCCGGATACAGGGGTGCAACCGACCGCGATGACCGTCGCTT
This window of the Haloarchaeobius amylolyticus genome carries:
- a CDS encoding amino acid ABC transporter ATP-binding protein, whose amino-acid sequence is MSDPLLRVEDVHKSYGDEEVLNGISFELDRGDVEVLAGPSGSGKSTLLRCVNRLTEIDSGEIYLDGELVSGPDTDVNELRKQVGMVFQDFNLFLHLTALENITLGLRRVKGVPKAEARDRAMDHLKEVGLADQADSYPAELSGGQKQRVGIARALAMDPKLMLFDEPTSALDPELVGEVTSVMRDLADEGMTMLVVTHEMGFAREAASRMMFLADGKLVERGPPRQLFESPEQPRTRQFLERLTTMHGGGTP
- a CDS encoding S8 family serine peptidase, coding for MVKHTRRDVLKLSGGVLGGIAVGSTVTAAESTDRFIVKADADELGGDLSVVHAMDPVDFTVVEGPESALDAAGVDYAPDVEIELDRPEMKQDVGAELEDEPLYPLQWGKEAQNVPEAHEVTRGEGTRVAIVDTGVAAGHPDLEHAVNEDLSQDFTGDGYGAAGPYGGYHGTHVAGIVAANDKNEAGVAGTAPATEIVDCRVFSPSALASFADIVAAAVYAAEIGCDVANMSIGAYPVSRKGIGSFYGKVLNATMAYGRRQGTLYVVSAGNDAADLQHDGRVCVENDDGTTDCFPAISLPNEAANVMSISATGPIGFGWGDDGLEEPPTTPANYTNYGTNAIDVSAPGGNYDPEAAANDVPGWYYDLVLNTVAIPSFDDDGNYLGADYSYSWVAGTSMAAPNVAGAAALVASQQEKTSANKVRNVLRRTARDVGDKPYHGSGFVDVEAAVTD
- a CDS encoding COX15/CtaA family protein, whose amino-acid sequence is MQALSRRGVRILAVVTTVMTGLLILLGVYTAATGTGLTCQGRWPLCGGPLFGLLPPNYASIPEWAHRFVASITGFFILGTAYGAWKVFDQRRIHLALAVAILVLPVQILLGRETVVTYTALVQTLHHGAALVIFGGFVSATAWMFDGSETRHGSASTTGHGVNADD
- a CDS encoding Na+/H+ antiporter NhaC family protein; its protein translation is MALEQIDAGAWSVVPALVAISAAWYSREALIGLFLGVLTTGLIYGAMKPAAVGVPADIASGSPALGSLLGTFFGLKTIPTLVATAPLFGSEWYIKNVLLALFAIGGTIGLMIRAGALQGVLQALASRAEDAGDAEKAAFLAGIAIHIDDYFNCLVVGSMMRPLTDRYNVSRAKLAYYVDSAGSPAARLAFYSTWGVALIGFIGAGLTAAKTQGTLPPGMSEMVTGSGENASAVTSEVWPLFLNTIFTGFYSWVALVIAALVAWQVVPNFGPMAREEKRAREEGKVVGEDHDPMLSREMDEYEMAEAADPNWVNFAIPIGAMILVALGSMFWTASPFVTADQYDTVFSVFGYSLLLPAGGEWGFAPGSFELGLAATTALVLAFVLYRLTGDIPSNDDAANAMVRGFKGIFLAAAILMMASSIQNAVTTLGIAAFVTQWFQGVPAYIVPLIVFLVTAFVSFSDGSSWSTYGIMFPIAIPVALTTGANLPIVIGAVFSGGIFGDHTSPISDTTVLASSTSGSDHMVHVRTQIPYALLTAGITALLLVIAGLTVPEGFQVIPY
- a CDS encoding amino acid ABC transporter permease, whose translation is MSTADWTRRQVGDVSLGGGTLLVAGVLFWGYLVTRWLIEWNWVPFGTPGEPLVDPAALGLGPGWTVAIGSLPSLAEGAYITVVITVVAIAAGLVIAVPLAVFRVYGNLGKYVSLGFTELVRGTPLIAQLYVLYYGLNLSQYFRGLATIGPIELDPALWVALVGFTISSAAYQAEYIRAAIESVDPQQLTAARAVGLTQREGIRHVVLPQTLRYGIPGWTNELVYLIKYSSLATFITVSELFREADAIASDTFRYTAMFTVVALMYIGIVLTATKLMSHVETRVAIPGLGQSEGR
- a CDS encoding transporter substrate-binding domain-containing protein, which translates into the protein MDRRSYLKGSGAAIVGMTLSGCLDSLSGGGGGDGDDKTIVAGTASGFPPFELKKDGELQGFDIDLLEAVVEETDYTLEQWDDLDSFDSLIPSLTSNKIDVIAAAMTITEDRDQTIDFSDPYYSANQSVLVKAGSDFQPGSLEDLPGNKVGSQKGTTGEGIITGMIEDGDFKESNYKGYDTYVLAVTDLENDNIDAVILDEPVAASFASERDVEVAFTHETGEQYGFGVRTDDDDLQEALNEGLQAVRDNGTYEQITKDWFQ
- a CDS encoding M24 family metallopeptidase, encoding MITTRLDGLLDREGHDELWFCTPANVAWLTGAETRIDASATLGIAAAKYDGEGVTVLAGPDADRLRTEELADDASVETFAWYESSLEEAVAARASEHAAADVAIDGLARIDAAAVRQPLVDRDVETYDQLGQDVASAVEAVCRELQSGDSEHEVGSAVRIALAARDIEPVSIFVGGAERAQRFVRPTPTALALGDYVVVSVTGRRDGLHAGCTRTVAFDAPDWLEARHEAAARVEATAHAVTATGVSGAGAATAGEVFDAIQSAYDAVGSPDRWQADPQGGATGYARREWLATPGSETLLQGPMAYAWTPSLPGVRRADTVLVTADGMVDRLTDTGGWPIQRVSAVGHDETYSIPAVLSA
- a CDS encoding amino acid ABC transporter permease, yielding MVFDIVQPDVVLQSSDWAYVLENLDVLVFEGARLTVVLTVFSILLGFAVGLPAGIVEVYGSPWLRRPVEAVGVVLRAVPLLVILIFMYYVFSVSSDPVLAGIIALGLRSGAYQAQIFRGTLQSVSEGQMEAARSVGMSKLQAIRHVVVPQALRRSIPGFQNEFTIVLKDTSIIIILGVTELLGVTEDLFLQENRTGAALELILAASAIYFVLTFVTNRGLDYAGEYFGVPSGENA